taccaaaaaaaaaaaaaaaaaggtacgtCTATCGGACCCAATTTTAGATGGCCTTCCATTAAATATGTGGCACTGGACAACATCTGATATGTTcatgtatatttttattttttttattttttatttttttggtaaggtaagtgtgtattgaGCTTTTCAAAAGGCTAGGTACAAGTAGGaaaaaccggacacaaaaaaccATGAACCATGGGTGGCACCATGAGTGCCAGAGATGGTTCAACGATgaaccggttgcaaaatacataGGAGCAACCAGGGCGCATCAGCCCATAGCAACAACAACCAAAAGAGTGAAAAGTGGCTAAACATGTAGCCCTAGCAAAGGGAAGATAGTACAAAGCAATGAAAACTAGGAGCATAGAAATGCTGAAATACAATAGGAGTTCATGCACATAAGAACCTGAAACTACAGCACCGGTACCAGCAGCATCGAAGGAGGCCGGGATCGGGCGTCGGTGGAGGGTGAATCGTGGAACAGCAAAAGAGAAGCCTCCATAGAATTGGTGTAACAGCAGTCATGGTCAACAAGTAGAAGTGAGCTTCAATATTACTGGAAGGTGGAGGCGTCCAACGGGTAGATAGGAGGACAGCAGGGGAAGGAACCTCCGGAGTAGTTCCAAGAGAAAGCAGTAGCAGCAACAGGAGACATCATCTGAGAAGGTTGGGGAGCAAGACAACAGCCGGAGGATCCAAATGAGACAGTATTAGGGGTAGAGGAGGGCAGCAGCGAAAGGGCCTCCCGGGATGTAGCACCAGTAGAATCAGCACGTCAACTCCGGGAGCAGCGGAAGAACCGGTTGTTAACAGCACCATAGTACGGACGCAGTATCCAAGGAGATCAAACTATGTATGAGTAAACCCGAGCAACAGTGGAGGTCATTGGTTGAAGTCATCCTTCTAGTACCAATGGGATGATTACATAGAAGCATAAAGGGTCTATAGTACCAACATCACCCGAGATCCCACCGAGAATAGAAAGCCAACTCCAGCCGGATGTAATTGGAGAGAGTAATACGGTATGTTGGTGAGAGGGCTATGTAACAAAGTGCGCATCGCAGCCAGCAAGCTAGCAAAACAGAACTGGGACAGCAATGACTTCCAGTGATTGGCTACAggatatatttttatttcttaagcATTGTAAAAGGAGGTAAAACAAACATCTTCTCACGGGTTAAATATAGAAGGATTAATATtaggaaaaatctcaaactggtacatccgtgacaaatttacttaaTGTTAGTGtcttttaaattttaccatcaaattactgagttagataATACATAACAGTTGAGTGATGTactgatttggggtttttaacCTCCGTTTGTCAcagttttatcaatttgagatttctggtattaactcaatttaagaGAAACAGACGGAGGGTAAACTCATCACGGGTGTatagtttaggtttttttgtgataaaaaaattagtttgagataaaattATCACGTATGTGTCAATTTAATGTTTTTGGTGGCATTAACCCAACATAGGAATGAGGAAAACCAATTTCCTAGATTGACCTCCTAGTGAAGGTAGCAGTTGGCTGTGGCTAGCTAGTTTATGAAAAGAAGGGAAATGGCACAAAACTAGACGTACTGAAGCAATATGTATATAAAATATATGAATTATATCAATGATATATTTAcatatattttccaaaaaaaatcatacctgGGTAAGTCCATGTCCTCTAGTGGAATGGTATTCCGCTTATCTAGATACCACATCAATATGTGCATGCACAGTCCCTCACTCCAAGTATAAATGTCTCAGTACTCACTTCTCTTCGATGAGCCATTCCAtaatctctctctatttctatcTCCATCCTTCAACTCCTTTTGCTCTCTGTTTGTTCTGCTGCTATGGCTTCGATCAACTTTTTGGCGAGTCCAAACTACGTTGCCCGCTCCATCAAAGCATCTTCCAAGAGCTCTGATCATCTGAAAGATGGGTTTCCTCTCGGAAACAAGAACTTGCCCGGGAGGAAGTCGCGAGGCGACCGTCGAGAACTCACCGTCGCGAACGTCGCCACCCAGGCCCCGGTCGTCTCTCGGCCTTCGCCGGGGAAAGGGCCCGCCGGCGGAGGCAGGGACCACGTCGCGTGGACGAGCGTCCGGCAGCACCGATGGGAGGGCGAGTTGGCCGTCGAAGGAGAGATACCTCTCTGGCTGGTGAGCCTGGGCTTGAATTTTCCCTGGCGATCTCTCTCGATCGTGTTCTCGCATGCATGGGATCAGAGTCACATTCGGTTGCTCATCTTGccatatttgtttttttaaagtCCAGCTAAAGATGAGGGCAGCTTTATTCAAATTCCTTTTGTTTCAAccctacaaaaataaaaactaaataaTGGAACGCCCCCCATCATAATTTCACTTAGTTAAGTCAGACATATAATACTAAAGTTATCTTGTTACTGTGGTTGTGCGTGCATAGCTCGAGGCCATTTATCTCCACCACGCTTTTTCTGTTCATGCTGCACTAATCTAAATTACTGCGATTCTACACTTTTTGTTACTAAACTTCGCTGCTCAATTAATCGGAGAGCActagaagagagagatttgtcGGAGCGTAAAGGATTTGTATTTCTCAGACTTAGAAGATTAAACACGATAATAATGTTGAAAATTCGCGAACTTACAAATTTTCGGGGTTTTATCTCGACGTCCCCTAGATACCTTCCAAACATAATTACCAAAGAGTGCGATATATTAAAGTTTAGATCCGACGGAGGATATCCCTTGTAGTGTTACCGACAGATGAAGATTTTGTATGATGTTACATCTATGGAAATTCTTCTTCTCTCAGCTGTTCCACCCTACAAGATAACTTGGACCGTACGTAGTTTACAAATTCATTGGCATTATAGTATCATGCGTCTCTATCATACCCGACAAAATACATTGGAATTAGCTCCGGTGTTTTGTATTGGTTACggaatgtgattgattgattttaatgATAACGCAGAGCGGGATTTATCTGAGGAATGGTCCCGGCCTATGGCACGTCGGAGACTACGACTTCCGGCACCTCTTCGACGGGTACGCCACGCTGGTGAAGCTGCAGTTCCAGAACGGGCGGTTGATCGCCGGCCACCGCCAGATCGAGTCGGAGGCGTACAAGGCCGCGATGAAGAACGATAAGCTGTGTTACCGGGAGTTCTCCGAGGTACCCAAGGCGGACAATTTCCTGTCCTACATTGGCGAGCTCGCTAGCTTGTTCTCCGGGGCGTCGCTGACCGATAACGCCAACACTGGCGTCATCAGGCTTCGGGACGGACGGGTGGTTTGCCTCACCGAGACGCAGAAGGGGTCGATCATGATCAACCCAGACACGCTTGAGACCTTAGGGAAGTTCGAGTATACCGACTCCCTAGGGGGTCTGATACACTCGGCCCACCCAATCGTGACGGAGACCGAGTTCCTGACGTTGCTGCCCGACCTGATCAACCCGGGCTACTTGGTGGTGAGGATGGAGCCGGGGTCGAACGAGAGGAAGGTGATCGGGAGGGTGGACTGCCGGGGCGGCCCAGCGCCTGGTTGGGTCCACTCGTTCCCCATAACTGAGCACTACGTCGTCGTGCCGGAGATGCCCCTGAGGTACTGCGCGCGGAACCTCCTCAGGGCCGAGCCCACTCCGCTGTACAAGTTCGAGTGGCACCCAGACTCCAAAGGGTTCATGCACATCATGTGTAAAGCCAGTGGCAAAATCGTAAGACATCTATCTctctaaaaaattcattttgtctaggaaaatttcaaagagtGCTCCTATGGCACTAACTGAGCCATCCGAAGATGACATATGATCTACTTTCTCTACTATTATCCCTTTAagttaagagaaaatattttccatcccGGAGTTCGGACGAAATAATATGAGGACTCTACTCTGGTCTATTACTTGAAATATGCAACTTTTTAAAAAGCGTTTTTTTTGCTACTTAGCATCAACAtgcatttttactaattttgcCACTAACAGGCCTTTTTTTGTATATAATTTCCAATATAGATAAGTTCATGAAAACCGATGAATatgacaagttttttttttttttccctcttccgtTGCTTGAAAAAAGGTGGCAAGTGTGGAGGTTCCTTTGTACGTGACGTTTCACTTCATCAATGCGTACGAAGAGACCGACGAGGACGGGCGAGTCGTGGCCGTCATTGCCGATTGCTGCGAGCATAACGCAGACCCGACCATCCTCGAGAAGCTCCGGCTCCAAAACCTCCGCTCCTTCATCGGCCGAGACGTACTTCCTAATGCTAGGTGCGTTTTTCCGTATATTCCTATTGAATC
This genomic interval from Rhodamnia argentea isolate NSW1041297 chromosome 4, ASM2092103v1, whole genome shotgun sequence contains the following:
- the LOC115750116 gene encoding carotenoid cleavage dioxygenase 8 homolog B, chloroplastic encodes the protein MASINFLASPNYVARSIKASSKSSDHLKDGFPLGNKNLPGRKSRGDRRELTVANVATQAPVVSRPSPGKGPAGGGRDHVAWTSVRQHRWEGELAVEGEIPLWLSGIYLRNGPGLWHVGDYDFRHLFDGYATLVKLQFQNGRLIAGHRQIESEAYKAAMKNDKLCYREFSEVPKADNFLSYIGELASLFSGASLTDNANTGVIRLRDGRVVCLTETQKGSIMINPDTLETLGKFEYTDSLGGLIHSAHPIVTETEFLTLLPDLINPGYLVVRMEPGSNERKVIGRVDCRGGPAPGWVHSFPITEHYVVVPEMPLRYCARNLLRAEPTPLYKFEWHPDSKGFMHIMCKASGKIVASVEVPLYVTFHFINAYEETDEDGRVVAVIADCCEHNADPTILEKLRLQNLRSFIGRDVLPNARVGRFIIPLDGSPYGNLEAALNPDEHGRGMDMCSINPAFLGKKYRFAYACGAQRPCNFPNTLTKIDLVEKKAKNWHEEGAVPSEPFFVPRPGATEEDDGVVVSMISEKNGDGYALLLDGSTFEEIARAKFPYGLPYGLHGCWVPKK